The Musa acuminata AAA Group cultivar baxijiao chromosome BXJ2-5, Cavendish_Baxijiao_AAA, whole genome shotgun sequence genomic interval ttttttatagttctCGATGGTGAATTAGTGATGatgtaaatttaatttaatttaaaattttaatttaaaaactaagcatcaaaatcaaaatagacAAAAGTAACATACGGATGCGAGGATATAGTCACAGGATTTGCAATAGTTTGGTTTGTTCATCTTGATTGTTCTATTATTAAGACTATCAATTTTCattaatgataaaaaatttatcaacaattgGCAAAGGAAGATAATCTCATTATCTCAtaaatcttcttttcttcttttataacAAAAGAAGATAATCAAAATCTATCTTCTCCTCTTTTAAAGGTATAAAAGTATATCCTAAATAAGGAGAAAGATAAATCCTTGAGGTAAACTATTTTAATACACATTTGAAAGCCCTTTTGCTAGCTTAAGTATTGGTGGGATCGAGCTGAGAAACCTCCTCTCCCCTTGGGTTTCGTGTAGGTGATACTTCAAGGAGTGCGATATTTGAACCTTATAAGTCACCTCGGAAGCTATCTCAGATCCTCCTTGGAATCACCTTAAAAGCTATCTTAGATCCACCTCGAAGTTACCTCGGATCCACCTTAGATCCATCTCGGATATATCTCATATCCACCTTAGAATCACCTCGGATCCACTTTAGATCCATCTTAGGTTCATTTCGGATCTACCTCGGagctatcttagaatctttttaaAGCATGACATTCCTTCGTCATGAACACCTTGGGCATTCCTGCGCACACGAGTCTGGGCTCAGTTGGGTTGATTAAGAGGTCAGTGACTTTTTCCTCTCATAGTTTGATACTAGAAAGAAAGCTCGATGTCACATAAACGTTCGTCTATCCATCCCCTTAATGAACACTCCAACAAGGAGGCCTCGTCTCTAACCTCCAACACTTTTATTCATGGAGAACAATCGTTGTTCCTCCCACAAGTAAATGTGTCCACCATGACGCAGATGCCAACAGGACACTCGAACCACCTACTTGTTCCCGTTAAGGTGTTCATATACTTCACCAATCAAATATAGATGCTTACAAGCATATTACAAGTTATTGCCCTACTCCTGCCTCAAAAAGCCCAACATATGACATCGTCATCTTAGCTACAACCAACACCTCAATCACCACTAACACCGACACATTTCGAAGTCTCAATACTAGATGCAATACCAATACATCAAGATTACTCGAGATCTATATAACTGCTCGTCGAGGAGGCCTCCCACTCCCCGATAGCAAAATTCAGTGCACCACTATATAACCATTTCACTCTACTTAATTTGAGATTCGATCAGTGAATTCAATGGACAACATCTTAATGGATCGATTAAGGCAAATAGATCAATGTTTAGACGAAATACGATGGGAATTCCGACAATTGAAAGAGGGTTCAATTGATCTCACTCTGGATCGATCTTTATTCACATAATACATTCAAGAGGAATTGATCTCATCCAACTTCTACCTCCTATCACTGAAAATCTTTGACGGTAATATCAACCTAGTTGAACAGTAGCCTTTCGCACTCGGATGTCCCTTTAGGTATTTCAAGAACTTTATTGTGCCGAATATTTCTAATAAATTTCGGGCACTTTATTGTGTCAAGCATTTCCAACAACATTGAGGGCCTCGATGCAAAAATAGTATACTCACTTAAAGCCATTCTCAATCAGCTCCTTCACTCAGTTAGCAAAGAAATTCAAACTTTACTTCTTGGGAAATATATATCTAAAGCCTTCAACGACTATATTACTTAAACTTAGATAAGGGGAGGAGGAGACACTCTCTAGTTTCATCACTCGATTCATTAATGAGATTCAAGATATACAAAAAGTCCATCTATCACTTGTAATTCAAGTCTTTATGAGGAGACTAAGGTCCTCTTGCCTTTTTTGGTCATTAGTTGAAAAACCACAAGCAACCCTACACGAGGTGCTACAGAGGGTCAATCAATTCATCGTAGTTAATATGACGGTCTCTAGTAGACGTGAGAAAACACGTAAAAGGTCATGACTAGAACGGTCACCATTGGTCCCTACTCCAAAGTCACCATAATAGAGAAGCCCTAACTAACTTGAGTTACCTCATATTGAGTCCTGAGTTAACCCCCCTTAATATGTTAAAAATCAAGGTCTTCCTACATATAATAGAAAAATGATTCTTATAAGACCCCACTAGAAAGGAAAAATAGATCTAAATATTACCGCTTCCATTACGACTATGGACATGACACGTAAGATTGTCAAGATTTGAAGAAGCAAATCAAAGAGCTTATTCATCGAGGGTACCTTGGAAAATTTATCCAAATATCTCAAGAACCTTCACCTCAACCTCGAGGCTCAATCGAGAAGCAAATCGATGTCATTATTGGGGGATTCACTTTGAGAGAAGATAGTATCTCAGATCATAAAGCTTATGCCCAAGCCACCATTGGGAAGTGTCTAAGGTCAGAAGATGACTCGAAGATATCAAAGGCAAAGGAGTCAAAATATCTCAATCTGAACCATGACGATACCCTGATGGTATTTGTAAGAATGATCAATGCTTGAGTTAAAAAGGGTCATAATAGACATAGAAAGCTTAGCCGACATTCTTTACTTTGATGCGTTCTAAAAGctaagggtgacatcacatgcatagcggaagaatagaaaacaaaaaccccaaatttctCAAAAAAGTGTTTATCGTTGTGCGAAAATTGGTACGCaaaaacttgcaaaacttaaaactacgtgtgaaatagttgtgttacctagggagatcgtatatccctaaatccctgtagatctgtaggagatgatgaaggaggtcaagcgccctcctctctaacggtgatccacacagcaagactacgacgatgctcctttaGTCACTACCCAAAACTCTACACTTGCTATCTGaggaagagaaatagagaggagaataggaggtgggagCTAGGAAGCCTCTGGCCTATGGGTCttcggttccctcatatttatagagattctTTGTATACTTAACCCTAACGGATCATACCCTATtcggtattgaatctccatccaattgctcaagcctcttagattaatgaatctatatccaataatctctcattagctcgtattgaatctcatccataggattcaataattcaggggcttattgaatatctaataagatacgagctctgacggatatcttatattcgaacatATACttgtcacaatgcctaccatatatgtgtgaccctatcagaactggtcatgagtcatacatgtttgggcccaatatcgagctggccatgagtcatacatgtcagaacttcttttggctcagtaaattattatctttataataattcactcgactcatcgactacggacgtactataccACGCGATCACCACATAAGATCCACATTGCCCTTCATCCACCTACTTGTCCAGAGAATCAAAATAAAGAAACGTAAACTTCCTTCTCTTTTATCACGACAAAGAAGAGAAATGTGAACTCTCTTCTCTCCTTTCATAATAACAAGAAAGATAATCCTAAACCCTCTTTTCCTCATTTATAACAAAAGAAGGTAATCATAAACTATCATTTATAACAAAAGGGTATAAAAGTGTATCCTAAATAAGGAAAAAGATAACTCCTTGAGGTAAACTACTCTAATACATATTTGAAAGTCTTTTTGCTAACTTGAGCGTTAGAGGGATCGGGCGAGTAAACCCCCCCACCTTGGTCTTCGTGTAGGTGACACTTCGAGGAGTACAATGTTTCAACCGAAGCTATCTCAAATCCACCTCGAAATCACCTCAGAAGCTATCTCAGATCCATCTCGGAGTTACCTTGGATCCATCTCATATCAATCTCAAATACACCTTAGAGTCATCTTAGACGGATTCACCTTCGAGTTATCGCAGAATCTTTTTGAAGCACAACATTCCTTCATCACAAATACCTCGAGCATTTCTATGTATACGAGTCTGGGCAAAGTCGAGATGATTAAAAGGTTAGTGACTTTTTCCCCTAACAACTAACGATCATCCTTTCAACAATTTAAGGTTAATAATCTTTTTATAAACTTTTATTTTGGGAAGATTTTTATACCCAAACccctattatttataataaaagagGAGAAGACTCGTAAAGATTAAAATAAACTGTTATAAAACTATGTCTCTAAATAACACAAAAGTGGAGTCATAATTTATGATTTcaagatattaataatattaCCATCATAAATTTTGACATGAGTCGAATTCATTTAACTAGGTAAAATTATCGCCACCACCTTATATGATACTATCATTGCAATATCTGACAAGCGGTAATATTATCAAGTTGATAGTACTCTAATCTTAGGGTAATACAAGGCAAGTGTTTGAACATGCCCAAAATGTTTGCCCAAATATAGGCCCAAGTCAGACCCAACTTTAAACCGAATAATAATCATCCTAATGAGTTATATTCCAAGCTGATAACAATCTCCTTTGCCCTATAATCATTTTGACTAAAACTTTGACACAATAATCACTCTTCTAATACATTGTGACGAAACCTTCGATGTTTCGTCGAGTCTTCCAACACATTGATCAATCTTTCAATTCAATGTTCAATTCCCGACTCGATAGTTTTTTAACacaatgattgatttttcggcatTTGATCTTATGGGGTTCgaatctttaatcaaaatattttttatatcacttatatcaataaaaatatcttaaaattattaattaattttataatctaaattcaagattcaacaagaaatttataatgataaatattttttactaatccCAACCCTGCAAGTCTCTGACCGGCCGGCCCAAGTGGCCCCTCCCACCTGCGTTATGTTGGTGCACGGCAGCCCACCACCATTCCCAtcacccaccaccaccaccagcgaCCAAGCATCGTGGAGACCGTGAGGATGCGAAAGCGCCGCACGCCCCTCCGTTCCCCCGCTGCCACCCTCCCTCCCCGTTGGGCGTGCCCGCAGCGTCCTCATGATGCGCGGGCCCCACGCCATCATCCATCCGTGACCACTTTATCGAGATCGCCGTCGCGCCCACTCCCCCACCGTCCATTTCATGCTCcgctctccctcttcctcctctctccttCGTCTCGAAGAGACCTCTCTCCTCCACCCGAACGAAGCCCTAATGGCCCCTGAAGTGGCTCCTTCCACCTCTCTCCCGCTGCTCTAATGCGGCCTCTCTCTCCAAGAATTCCCTCCCTTCTCCCGGAGCAAAATGGATATTGAGGTGAGGTTCTGATCCCCGCCCCTGCCTCTTGCCTCGCTTCATGGATTGGCTTCCTTAGCTCCTTCGGTGCAGTAGCTGAAGTAGACTTCCACAGGTAATCCGTCCTGATttcccttttttcttcttttcttctttcgagGCCGGCGAATCTTCACCTACGAGCGTGTTTTTCTGTCTAAAGCGCGATCAAAGATTGTCAACTTGGCAAAAGTCGGCCTTTTTTCGTGTGTCCCCCCTGATATGCTTCGTTCCTGCTTGGAAGTTTGCTCTGTTTTTTGTGTAGATGTGATCAATGTGTTTTGCCCGTGAATCCTTCCAAATTTTGAGGACCCGTCGGGTTGGTCCGGAATGTTCATCTTTTTGGGGGGTTTGAATAGTTACTGTAGGTAGTTGTTGTCGTGCACTAGAAAGGGGTTTCCCCTGTTGCGTTACTGCCCTGCTGCATTTCTCGTGCTGAGTGAGCCACCTGCTGATGTATAATGTCGTATAATAATCAGTGATATCATGTATGGTACACTGACACTGCATGAGACATGCAAACCCTAATATGTCATTCCGTTACTAAATGATGATCAGGAGGGAGTCTGCAAttctttcctctttctttttctttacggAGAAGATTTGGTTGCTCTACTCAGGTGCTTCCGTAGTTGACTATAATATCTTCTGTTTTCAAGAATTTGGTATGGTACAGTAATGCTTTTATTAGATCAAGTTCAGTGACTGAAATCACATTCTCCATATAGACAAAGGTATAAGTGTAGTTGCATTAGGGCTCACTAGGTGTAGGCCCTTGCACTAATTATTGTCTTTTCCTGATGAAGGTGTCTAATTTTCTGCGTTCTTAAGCTTGCTGTTTCATTTAGTTCAACATAATATTTTTTGGAAATGTCCTTTAGGAATGGACGATGAGCTAATCAATCACCATATTGAATTTGAAGATGTGAAAGCAGAAGTTTCGTTGGACCACATGGATATCATTACCTCTCTAGATGAAGACACCAAAATGATTTTAACGCTAGATGAAGGGAGGATAGTTTCATCTCAAGGTGATATGATCCTGGAACCATACGTGGGAATGGAGTTTGGATCTGAAGAAGCAGCAAAAACATTTTACGGTCTATATGCTAGGCATGTGGGTTTTCGTGTCCGCATCAGCAGGTACACTCGTTCAAGGCGTGATAACTCTATTATTTCCCGTAGAATTGTTTGTTCCAGGGAGGGTTTCCGTGAAATTCGTGCTAATGAAAGTCTTTATGGTGAGCAAAGAAACCGACAAAGAGTGGCCACGAGAGTTGGTTGCAAAGCAAtgatcatgataaaaaaaatagacATAGGGAAATGGATTGTTACTAAGTTCATCAAGGACCATAACCATGGTCCAGTGCCTCCAAGGAAGGTAGAAAATAGGACAGTGCACAAGGATGATGAGTTGGTAGAGAAAGTGTGCATCACTGAAGGAGATTCTGTCCAAGAACCATTTGAGGGAATGGAATTTGAGTCTGAAGAGGCTGCAAAGTTATTCTACATTTCTTACGCTAGGAGCATGGGTTTTCGTGCACGTATTAGTAGGTACTGCCGTTCAAGACGTGATAATTCAATCATTTCTCGACAGATAGTGTGCTCAAAGGAGGGTTTCCGTGAAGATCGTGCAAAGAAGGAGATAACAGAGGAGGGAAAAGTTAAGCGCCCCAGAATGATAACGAGGATAGGTTGTAAGGCTATGATCATAGTAAAGAAGATGTCTGGAAAGTGGGTGGTAACAAAATTTGAGAAAGAACATAACCATGTTTTGCCACCTTCAAAGAAGGATCCCTGTCATGCTGGAAAATTCAGCAATTCACAAGGGGCTGGTAGAGTGTCTAACGAGACGGAAATTGATCGGTTTTCTACTGGTACAAAAGGCAACTCTCAAGAATCCCTAACTGTTCTGTACAATCAGTTATGCTATGAAGCAATTAAATATGCACaagaaggtgcaaccaccgaacACACTTACAATGTGGCAATGGCTTCTCTAAAGGAGGCTGCAGAGAAGGTCGCTGCTGCGAAAAGGAATGCCGGAATAACGGCACAAACAGGTGTTGCTAGTGGTAGAACCAGACAAGCATTTCTTGTTTCCACAGAAAGTAGCATTGGTTCTTTGGTCCaagtcaaatcatttcataatttgCAATCTCAGGATAAGGCACGGGAACTCAAGCCTCAGAAACAGCCTGTTAATTTTGTGCTTTTACCCTCTGGTTTCCTGACTGATTCAAATTCATCTACTTGTTCTACTGAGGCTCCATTCGTTTTTAATGTTACTGCAGACTGTTTACATGGAACCCAGCCCATCCAAACAGTGAACATAACCAACCCTAATACTGTATGCAAACAGTCAAATAATACCACCATACTGTTTCCAGAAAGGTTGTTTGGAAGTGATTCAGAAGGCTCTGATTTGCCAGAAGAAGAGAAAGTGGAGCTACATAAACTAGATACAGCCCCTGAGATAGCTAAATCTCACCAGAAGTCTCAGGTTTTCTTCATTGACCATGGCATTTCTATGATGCACTTTTGTTTTATAGATGCCTTTTTCTCTGAATATGCATTATTTACTATAACTATTAAGTCGAAAACTTGCTGATTTGTAAAAATTGAAGCAACTGTTGTAAATTTTGTCAATCATAAAATCAACTAATAAATGCTTGAGATTATAGCCTGTAACAAGAGAAAATTTCACTTTAATGGCATAGAATCTGGAGTAGCTTCACTATTGTTTTTTAATCTCATTCTTTAAGCTTATCTTGTGGAGAATCTTgataatataattgaataattTTCCATCAAAGTAGTTTTAACAATGGCAACCTACCATGTTTTCATGGTATATAATAACTTGTCCCTCCATCTAACTTTCATCTTTTTTCTTGTGAGGACTTGTGTATTATTGTAAAATCATAATGCTATTACAATGTCAGCGTAGCTTCTTTCCCTCTATGTCTTTATTTCCAGTTTTGTTCCTATTCCTGCTGCTTACATCTCATGACAATTTAACCTATTAAATTTGCAGAAAAATGGAGCTGGCTTATCTAGTACAACTCAGTCTAGTGGTAAGAAAATCAGCATGGGTTCCTCTGAAGTAAAGCTTGGCTATCCTGCACTTCCGGTGACAGTTTATATGCCTGTGGTTGGAAGCATTGCAGAAACTTATGCAGGTAGCTATATCATCTTTTCTAGCTTTCTGTGTATATGTAATCCTGAAGATAGATTACCAAtgtgatatgtatcttcctttatTGTTATGAGGaaattacttaaaaatatcaaaatgagaTATAGATTTACTGAATTAAGCTGAATGTAAATAATTCTCCAtagttttcaaattttacagcacCATATAAGTAATAGCTTTTTATTCCATAACTACTGTATACATTCTTTGTTGTTCTGTATCTACCAGTATATCTTGATTTTGCACACAAGTATTTACCTCTATTTGAACATGATAACCACTTGTCTTTCATAAATTATCATCCTCTTTTTGCAATAACCTGGAGTGTATACTCTACATTGTAACTATTTGATTTGCAGTAAATAAGATGGCTTCATGTTGTTTTGTCTATAATTTCCTGTTTCTGTCTAGTTGCAATGACAAAACATGTATCAAGGAtgctgtgtatatatatacatgtatcaaGTAtgctgtatatatatacatgtagacATACGTATACATAGACatgcatgcatacatatatatacgtatatctaTATCCATATGCATATGTAaatgcatatgtgtatatatatacatatacacatatacacacacacacacacacatagattTTGAGGTTTATGCCCATCATAGGAACATTAAAACCAGCAACATTGTAGTTCTTGGTTCTTTGCCCATTCTTAAAAGCGGCCTTGACATTTGACTTTTATCACAAATACAAGAAGTGTTGAGAGACTTAATAAATACTTCCTACTCAAGTTTCAGTCTTATAACCTTATTTCATTCTTTATATAGTCATACTTGCTCGGCATCATTTCTTTGGAAAATGTAACTGTAACTTCAAGTTGATTGGACttttaaattcttaattcaacatCTGCTGTGAAAATAATCTCTTTGAAGGATTTTTTTGTTAATTCCCATACCAATGATGTGATATAGGATATGTCAGTCAGCATGTTACAGCAATGGAACTGACCTGGATACAATATCAACCGTATATGTTGGCACACACTCGGCACTGCATCAGCCTCTGGTTGTGTATTGGAAAGAGTTGTGAAGTGAGATGATTTGTTTCTGGATAACTTCTTAATAAAAAAAGGGTCaatattttctttgctttttGTATCTTTTGTGAATGTTGTGTTTCTACTGAACATCTTAACCAGGAACATGAAGATACAGAAATTAGCCTTATAAAAAATAAGATTGATTTCCCTGAATGACACATACAAAATTCTGAGTCAATTCATGCATGTAATATTTTATTTGACAATAGCTAGCAATTTTCGCTAGAATTAGAACCGGGAGAATAATAGTGATTCTAGCTCAAGGTATGGTCATCAGGTCTAACTCAAGGTATGATCATCAGGGACTAATGTAAAATATCATGAAAGGATAAAGCAGGTAATAAAAAGAGCATTCACAATAATGGAAACATGTTATTTGTGGCGCAGAGGTGGAACTTTCATTTTCATGGTTTTTGAATTTTGTAAAATCTCCCAACTTAACTAAAATTATTttagaataaaacaaaaaaaaagtatcTGTTTCGTCTACCACATGAGAACTGACTTGATAGCAGGTGGCATTTTATTTGTAGCAGTCTTGTGTCTTTGCCCTCTAAAATATAATCCAAGCAAGAATCCTAGGACTATAAAACTAAGAGAATGTGGAGCCCTTTCATATTGTTATGATGGTTTTGGTGTCAATCCATGATTCCAAGTTAATCAGGCTAGAATGGTAGCAAGAGTGAGTAAAAGCTAATCAGTTTACAAGTTGTACAAGATGCCATTAGCAGCTTTCTCAAATGTGTATCTCTATTTTCTGATTGTAAGATTCTGTTTTTTTATGTTTATCTGATCAAAGTTTAAATTAGAGCAACAAGTTTCAGTggaagttttgtttcttaaaatGTGATAGATTATTTGAACTTTAAACGGTTGCTGAGACAGGAACCCCAGGGCCAGGCACCTCTTATGCTCTTTTAGCTACTCCAATTGAAGCATTGTCTGTTTCTGCTGGGCCTGTGGAATTTAGCAGGCAATCACAGGATGCAAGTCCTCAGCTAGCAAGCAAGAGTAGCACAGTGGCTCTGCTTCCATCACGAGGAAATCCATTACATCCTAAGTCATATGCAGGTCCCAACCCTGAGGTGCATGCAACTGCTGTTGCCTGCGGTGCCCGTGTAATCTCCCCCAAGGCAGCAACTTCACTGATCAAGGCCATTGAAGCAAGGATAAGATCCTCTGTGGCCAAATCAAAACTTGCTTGTGGCTTTAGACTGTTGGATTCTGAGTTGACAAGTCCTGAACCCTGTAACGAGGAGGCTAAGACAAAGCAGAATCCGATGAATGTCATGTCACAAGGGCTGGAAGGGAGTTTTGAGGAGTCGAAGGACGATGAATCTGCTGCTGAGGCAATGGAGTTGGAGGTTGAAGCCGACCATCCAATTGCAGGTGCTGATGAGCAGAAGAACCAGTCACTTTTTGCGGGGCGGAtaggtttgttggacccaataggAGCTGCCGGTGATAT includes:
- the LOC135612460 gene encoding uncharacterized protein LOC135612460 isoform X2 — protein: MDIITSLDEDTKMILTLDEGRIVSSQGDMILEPYVGMEFGSEEAAKTFYGLYARHVGFRVRISRYTRSRRDNSIISRRIVCSREGFREIRANESLYGEQRNRQRVATRVGCKAMIMIKKIDIGKWIVTKFIKDHNHGPVPPRKVENRTVHKDDELVEKVCITEGDSVQEPFEGMEFESEEAAKLFYISYARSMGFRARISRYCRSRRDNSIISRQIVCSKEGFREDRAKKEITEEGKVKRPRMITRIGCKAMIIVKKMSGKWVVTKFEKEHNHVLPPSKKDPCHAGKFSNSQGAGRVSNETEIDRFSTGTKGNSQESLTVLYNQLCYEAIKYAQEGATTEHTYNVAMASLKEAAEKVAAAKRNAGITAQTGVASGRTRQAFLVSTESSIGSLVQVKSFHNLQSQDKARELKPQKQPVNFVLLPSGFLTDSNSSTCSTEAPFVFNVTADCLHGTQPIQTVNITNPNTVCKQSNNTTILFPERLFGSDSEGSDLPEEEKVELHKLDTAPEIAKSHQKSQKNGAGLSSTTQSSGKKISMGSSEVKLGYPALPVTVYMPVVGSIAETYAGTPGPGTSYALLATPIEALSVSAGPVEFSRQSQDASPQLASKSSTVALLPSRGNPLHPKSYAGPNPEVHATAVACGARVISPKAATSLIKAIEARIRSSVAKSKLACGFRLLDSELTSPEPCNEEAKTKQNPMNVMSQGLEGSFEESKDDESAAEAMELEVEADHPIAGADEQKNQSLFAGRIGLLDPIGAAGDMTII
- the LOC135612460 gene encoding uncharacterized protein LOC135612460 isoform X1, which gives rise to MDDELINHHIEFEDVKAEVSLDHMDIITSLDEDTKMILTLDEGRIVSSQGDMILEPYVGMEFGSEEAAKTFYGLYARHVGFRVRISRYTRSRRDNSIISRRIVCSREGFREIRANESLYGEQRNRQRVATRVGCKAMIMIKKIDIGKWIVTKFIKDHNHGPVPPRKVENRTVHKDDELVEKVCITEGDSVQEPFEGMEFESEEAAKLFYISYARSMGFRARISRYCRSRRDNSIISRQIVCSKEGFREDRAKKEITEEGKVKRPRMITRIGCKAMIIVKKMSGKWVVTKFEKEHNHVLPPSKKDPCHAGKFSNSQGAGRVSNETEIDRFSTGTKGNSQESLTVLYNQLCYEAIKYAQEGATTEHTYNVAMASLKEAAEKVAAAKRNAGITAQTGVASGRTRQAFLVSTESSIGSLVQVKSFHNLQSQDKARELKPQKQPVNFVLLPSGFLTDSNSSTCSTEAPFVFNVTADCLHGTQPIQTVNITNPNTVCKQSNNTTILFPERLFGSDSEGSDLPEEEKVELHKLDTAPEIAKSHQKSQKNGAGLSSTTQSSGKKISMGSSEVKLGYPALPVTVYMPVVGSIAETYAGTPGPGTSYALLATPIEALSVSAGPVEFSRQSQDASPQLASKSSTVALLPSRGNPLHPKSYAGPNPEVHATAVACGARVISPKAATSLIKAIEARIRSSVAKSKLACGFRLLDSELTSPEPCNEEAKTKQNPMNVMSQGLEGSFEESKDDESAAEAMELEVEADHPIAGADEQKNQSLFAGRIGLLDPIGAAGDMTII